A stretch of Arachis hypogaea cultivar Tifrunner chromosome 15, arahy.Tifrunner.gnm2.J5K5, whole genome shotgun sequence DNA encodes these proteins:
- the LOC112751179 gene encoding trihelix transcription factor ENAP2 encodes MDDMEDDARYPPKSFPLNRQNPSHRHKHPIRPPPFHHHNPRYEDQDDDDYDDEEEHAEFENYGNDVVDNTNNEDDDDDCGNGGQNGYFKKRKVGVGGSPVPTGYEFAPRVKYSYGDDWSEHATFVLLEVWGDKFLQLGRTSLRSDDWLEVSEKVSDELKADKSVAQCKSILDKLKRRYKKEKGKVEELGLGSCKWAFFKKMDMLMASSTRQEYGLACGVDGGEYVFMNTRVYLSRSNGFDEMRDSPGESESDEDEDGLDGHGVGVGVASAARRRSGVGGGEDEEEESSFRVLADSIQKFGKIYEKIENSKRQQMMELEKMRLDFNRELELQKKQILERAQAEIAKIQDVDEDETDTSTENLSE; translated from the coding sequence ATGGACGACATGGAAGACGACGCAAGGTACCCTCCAAAATCCTTCCCTTTGAACCGACAGAACCCTTCCCACCGCCACAAACACCCAATTAGACCACCCCCATTCCACCACCACAACCCTCGCTACGAGGACCAAGACGATGACGATTACGACGACGAAGAAGAACACGCCGAATTCGAAAACTACGGAAACGATGTCGTTGATAACACCAACAACGAAGACGATGACGACGACTGCGGTAACGGGGGCCAAAACGGGTATTTCAAGAAGAGGAAGGTCGGGGTAGGAGGTTCCCCTGTTCCGACAGGATACGAGTTCGCGCCACGTGTCAAGTACTCATACGGCGATGATTGGTCAGAGCATGCCACGTTCGTGCTGCTTGAGGTTTGGGGTGACAAGTTCCTGCAACTTGGGAGGACAAGTTTGAGGTCTGACGATTGGCTTGAAGTTTCAGAAAAGGTGTCTGATGAATTGAAAGCTGATAAGAGCGTTGCACAATGCAAGAGCATTTTGGATAAGCTCAAGAGAAGGTACAAGAAGGAGAAAGGAAAGGTTGAAGAGTTGGGTTTGGGTTCTTGCAAGTGGGCATTCTTCAAGAAGATGGACATGTTGATGGCTTCGTCGACACGGCAAGAGTATGGTCTCGCTTGTGGCGTCGATGGTGGGGAGTATGTGTTCATGAACACAAGGGTGTACCTTAGTAGGTCCAATGGGTTTGATGAGATGAGGGATAGTCCcggtgagagtgagagtgatgaggatgaggatggtTTAGATGGTCATGGTGTTGGGGTTGGGGTTGCTTCTGCGGCAAGGAGGAGgagtggtgttggtggtggtgaggatgaggaggaggagagTTCGTTTCGTGTGCTGGCAGATTCGATTCAGAAGTTTGGGAAGATATACGAGAAGATTGAGAATAGTAAGAGGCAGCAGATGATGGAGTTGGAGAAGATGAGGTTGGATTTCAATAGAGAGCTGGAGTTGCAGAAGAAGCAGATATTGGAGAGGGCTCAGGCCGAGATTGCAAAGATACAGGATGTCGATGAGGATGAAACCGACACTTCTACCGAGAATCTCAGTGAATGA